The genomic window aattaatacataaatagaaAAACTTCATTGCATACTAAGAGGCAGAAAActggaataaaatttaagttttaagttgtTACGTCCGTACCAGAATACCTACTGGCcaaaacataaacaaatctataaattaattaaaaccaatttaaaatgtcaatataaacgtgttaaaatataatttatataataacatttttttaaacattatatttttttatggcaATCAATGGCCATTTTTACCTAAgctttttctaaataaaataatacattggaaattaaattaatataactgaaGCCACGCaattccaaaaattattttttttcaagctaTTAAGTAGTaaacattgtaaataaaaaaaaatcttaagtggatttaaaatgtactatttttCATGTCCAAACGATCTATTTTCATTTCAACACACTGATCGatcgaattattaataattcgaaAACGTGTTTAGATTCTTcgttttatattctttaaatattccGAACAACTGTTAACAAGATTTGATTTATACTTATCAAAATATCGAATAAATCTTGTTTcactgataatatttatacatactcgAGTATCGAAGGTCGACATTAAATATACTCAAATATCAAGAAccaacttattaaattattagacatATAATTATGACCCAGTTTTCCACAACTATGTAGTAAGAATCTTATATGTTAACGTTAACCTGTTGTAGTAAATACTTGGTaacgttttgttaaaaatctaaaaataaaaatgaatttattatttagcatACCTATGCTCTAACGATGAAATTAagacataatacatacaaactCATACAAAGAACATTacgagaaattaaaatataattaacagtatttaaatatatatttatattaagtctTGGTCAATTATTCCAATATCtgcatattttaagttaatataatacaattttttataaatcaatacaatctaaaaatctattaatttaatacttttcatttacttttaggttaacaaaaacataataacaacatgttatttatcttaaatattatgattaaagttaatattttttttcctattaatatagaatacacatatacattatacataatacaaatataataataatcatttaaatatatacattttataatattcaataaaaataaggataatactacatttaaataacaactatgtctaacaatatatattatattatccataggtaataattaataaaaaaaaaatttgacaaagTCAGTCCAGTTATTCACAAAAACtcacttaattaaatttgttttttaaaaaagctacgtatattaacataatataatttatcggtGTAGTACTTTCGTTGACttatttatcaacaataaCTTTAGATGATTATCACAGAAATATGtagaatgaataaaaatatgtttttaaaatacttataaagcgtaataaaaagtttaggaagacaaatgaataaacaataataaaccgtataatatttactataaagtaattattctTTCTCGGATGGTGAACTTTGTACATTACTGCTTattgtatcaatatattttttctgtgaATTATTCGATGtgctaaaataaaacataaattcgtaaatataataaaaatattataataataaaaatcttacaaaattaaagaaatactatttttattttttttaacttacctAATACAATCCTCTACTTCTTCTAATGTATCAGAAAGATAACTGCCTGTTTCTGGTAACATAAGTACAGATAATCCACCAATAACGCTAACTGTTCCCAGTACTAATAATGGTAAAACTTTGCTCAGTGGAGACTGTAATCAATTGaaagtaaaataagtatacaatttatattaaaataaatattcactgGACTCACTAAATTCCAAAGGTATGGCACCATAATAAGAGCAATTCCTGCTGGTATATTTGAAGTTCCCACGCCTAAATTCCTTATAACAGTTGGGAACAATTCAGCTGTGTAAAGAGGCATAATAACGTTTGACGACGACACGGAAAATTTTCCAGCCATCACCAATGATAGCGATATCCACTCATCcgtatctaataattataatacaattttttagaaaaacgtgtatcagataaaatttaaataaataaatataaatacctggTGGTAAAATTGTAGTAAGCAAACACGCAATTCCACCAGCTACCATGGTAAGGCATAATGGTATTCTTCGACCCATTTTGAGCAATATTACCACACTAATCAATATTGATGGAATTTCGACCAAACCTAAATTCAAATGCAATAATGAACAATATCTTTAGATAacgtttaaacttaataatattactcttGGATCGATTTAATtcgttattgtaaatttaaataagtattaaatttatcaacgaaaatacttaaataaattataatttataaatataagtaaataatttattatttttaaatatttaaaagataaaaaaaaattattattatatcctgTAAATTACctgatattatagtatttatgtatatatttcctCCGATGTTTGACAGATTAAGTACAAGACCGTAGTATACTAAGTAAAGACTGAACCaaagtatgtataaaacaagTGAAatctttctaatatttttggtgCGAAATAAATCTGAAACTCGTACTTTAGGTTTgccattaatttcaaatttgttaaTACTCTGAAAcaaaatgaacaatttattataaaaacaatatatttgactaatctaacctaactataattatagtaaattaacaattttaagaaaaaaatagtaatttgtatacaatatacatatattatttatttctaactaattaatgacaaatattataataggttttgAATCGAAGAATTTGAGCTTGGCCTCCAGATTACGCACCGATTCTTTTATAATCCTATGAagtcataaatatacatactatactaTTAAGATGACCTGTTTCAAGATAACCAAAATATTACTCATAAGCCAtgacataaaatttaacaattttactgTAAGCAACACTAACAacagtaaacaataaaatacggagtatacattttacatttgtactaaacataatagtacataatatacaatatacatgacaTCAAAGTAAGTATgtagtttataaattctacgccaaaaataaaacaaaagttttaatgtgattttaattttttacttacttgTTTAAGAATTTTGTCCATATTCACTGGTAATGGgtgcttattaattttagaggCCTTTTGCAAAACTTCCATTGTCTCTTCCACTCTGCCCATGGCTAATAACCATCTTGGTGATTCGGGAACAAACCTAATAATCCGTatgaataaaaagtattttcgcCATATATCTATCAAATGTCTTACCAAtgcaaaactaaaaaaaatacagcgGGTAATGTAACACACCACTGCAGTAACCTCCATCCTCTGCATATGTATGCGATTccggaaattataatatagctcaTCGGAACTGGGAGTAAATAGAGGACTCCAGCAATTGTTAACCATTTACCACCAACCAATtccatacctataattaacaaaaaccatgataaattcaataacattaaacaatattatatacagaataCTTACACAATACAAAACCACTAAAGACAATGCTCACACAAACAAATCCCAAAATAAATCTGAGtaccaaataaaattcaaaccaAGGACAAATAGCCACTAAAATACCAAGAGCCAACTGCATGATTAAAGAAGCCATCAATGTCTTCTTTCTAccaaatctataaatatataagataacaTTAATCAATCATTATCCAAATAAATCaagcaattttttaattaaatttaagtattttaaaccaatttattaatgtatcacTATGTTCTTTCAATAAATGACCCCCTTTAAATCGTtaaagaaagaaaataaacatGTATGTAATGAATTTACCGgaaatctaatttatattttcaacaattacgagtattaacaataattcctACGTACTCGGGTATACGTGATGTTTAAACGAATTTTACAAACCCCGGAacagataataaagatattaaattatataatggttGAAATGAAaaggaaatgaaaaaaaaaatagagaaaatgatataacattttgaacttttctttattatgttggtcatttctatttttctagcgttatttatgtaggtaggtatacgcTAGTAAACTGTTAATATCTACAATAgcgcattatattttactctttattaaataataatattactatagtatGAACTAACATcactttaaatgaataaattaaacaaaatattatgacactGCACATTTCACATATTCAAGTTTCACAAAaacagtataggtatatacatattttaactaatttcattaacagtgtttaataataagattttactgttcgtcaaataattttcgtaatctgtttaaaagtttatacctttttgtaaaatgattatcatattatgaatatttgttcGCTTGTTAATGTTTAAAAGCTGTCAAAATTTGACTTACCTGTCAGACACGAGTCCGGAGAAGAAACCTCCAAAAGCAACACCCATCAAAAACATCATCTCTgcaaagttttttaattcttttcgGTCACAAACTAGGTTCCACTGTAAATCCAAGtatcaaataaatgaaaaatttttatttattttttttaattttaaaaaaattacttcagAAGTGATTGTATCACCGAATTCAGTAGTATTGAACTGCCACGAAGAACATGCCTTTATCTCATATTGTTCTGATTTTCTTTGAAGTAATTCTTCGTAACTATTATTAGCAAGTAAACTGTCATAGTTAATGTTACGATAATGACAAGGATCGTATACTGAaacctatgtataaaataaaaatatgtatagaaatctgttaactaataaaaaaataaatttaattaaaacgttttattgaGGTTCAccttcacataatataatattgttttaaataccttatataatttacaattaaaacagtaatttatatgattaaagaaaaagaaaatctgtttaagtaaaaatcatttttatacttatttaaattatcaaataatcaaaaaaatattgaccaataaaatcaaaataattcattggATACAAAATTGACACCTTGtatggaattttttattaaaatcactgtgagtattttatagttttatttcaatgaCCATCACAGTCAAggattttaaaagtataaacatcACTGTTTCAACTTTctcgcaaaaataaaatagtatccTCTAAAGCTCAATACTAAGctgtttaaaaactaaataataataataacaatataataaaagttaattttatgcataaacaataataatacatatcaattgagttttttattttaaatacaaagatGTAAACTCAACTATAAGTATAAGCTTGTATTGGGAaggaaaatataaagtttgagttattaaaaatacattaactcaaaataaatgtatctaaattaaaataaaagtttaaaaaaaaaatgagtaattttatcaaaaaaaatatttattattttaaatttaaagtattggtactttttttcttttaacattttattattttattattggacaaataaataaaaaaattggtttaattt from Aphis gossypii isolate Hap1 chromosome 1, ASM2018417v2, whole genome shotgun sequence includes these protein-coding regions:
- the LOC114127218 gene encoding organic cation transporter protein-like isoform X1, which encodes MANNTDKWVEEQEPNSFLLGEDRSVQPGFVRQNRRQSGNVGVFKDDKRTEKIHEDPVSMAIGEFGRWQAMLTLILSLLNLPCTWHIFVLTFQGADTDFWCTPPPGVLNRISVDQWKILSGVFSESLTTNVSVYDPCHYRNINYDSLLANNSYEELLQRKSEQYEIKACSSWQFNTTEFGDTITSEWNLVCDRKELKNFAEMMFLMGVAFGGFFSGLVSDRFGRKKTLMASLIMQLALGILVAICPWFEFYLVLRFILGFVCVSIVFSGFVLCMELVGGKWLTIAGVLYLLPVPMSYIIISGIAYICRGWRLLQWCVTLPAVFFLVLHWFVPESPRWLLAMGRVEETMEVLQKASKINKHPLPVNMDKILKQSINKFEINGKPKVRVSDLFRTKNIRKISLVLYILWFSLYLVYYGLVLNLSNIGGNIYINTIISGLVEIPSILISVVILLKMGRRIPLCLTMVAGGIACLLTTILPPDTDEWISLSLVMAGKFSVSSSNVIMPLYTAELFPTVIRNLGVGTSNIPAGIALIMVPYLWNLSPLSKVLPLLVLGTVSVIGGLSVLMLPETGSYLSDTLEEVEDCISTSNNSQKKYIDTISSNVQSSPSEKE
- the LOC114127218 gene encoding organic cation transporter protein-like isoform X2, with amino-acid sequence MTVIPTFVIDKIFSKIFRRQSKNYTVERNVGVFKDDKRTEKIHEDPVSMAIGEFGRWQAMLTLILSLLNLPCTWHIFVLTFQGADTDFWCTPPPGVLNRISVDQWKILSGVFSESLTTNVSVYDPCHYRNINYDSLLANNSYEELLQRKSEQYEIKACSSWQFNTTEFGDTITSEWNLVCDRKELKNFAEMMFLMGVAFGGFFSGLVSDRFGRKKTLMASLIMQLALGILVAICPWFEFYLVLRFILGFVCVSIVFSGFVLCMELVGGKWLTIAGVLYLLPVPMSYIIISGIAYICRGWRLLQWCVTLPAVFFLVLHWFVPESPRWLLAMGRVEETMEVLQKASKINKHPLPVNMDKILKQSINKFEINGKPKVRVSDLFRTKNIRKISLVLYILWFSLYLVYYGLVLNLSNIGGNIYINTIISGLVEIPSILISVVILLKMGRRIPLCLTMVAGGIACLLTTILPPDTDEWISLSLVMAGKFSVSSSNVIMPLYTAELFPTVIRNLGVGTSNIPAGIALIMVPYLWNLSPLSKVLPLLVLGTVSVIGGLSVLMLPETGSYLSDTLEEVEDCISTSNNSQKKYIDTISSNVQSSPSEKE
- the LOC114127218 gene encoding organic cation transporter protein-like isoform X3 is translated as MSNVGVFKDDKRTEKIHEDPVSMAIGEFGRWQAMLTLILSLLNLPCTWHIFVLTFQGADTDFWCTPPPGVLNRISVDQWKILSGVFSESLTTNVSVYDPCHYRNINYDSLLANNSYEELLQRKSEQYEIKACSSWQFNTTEFGDTITSEWNLVCDRKELKNFAEMMFLMGVAFGGFFSGLVSDRFGRKKTLMASLIMQLALGILVAICPWFEFYLVLRFILGFVCVSIVFSGFVLCMELVGGKWLTIAGVLYLLPVPMSYIIISGIAYICRGWRLLQWCVTLPAVFFLVLHWFVPESPRWLLAMGRVEETMEVLQKASKINKHPLPVNMDKILKQSINKFEINGKPKVRVSDLFRTKNIRKISLVLYILWFSLYLVYYGLVLNLSNIGGNIYINTIISGLVEIPSILISVVILLKMGRRIPLCLTMVAGGIACLLTTILPPDTDEWISLSLVMAGKFSVSSSNVIMPLYTAELFPTVIRNLGVGTSNIPAGIALIMVPYLWNLSPLSKVLPLLVLGTVSVIGGLSVLMLPETGSYLSDTLEEVEDCISTSNNSQKKYIDTISSNVQSSPSEKE